In Methanothermus fervidus DSM 2088, a single genomic region encodes these proteins:
- a CDS encoding acetyl-coenzyme A synthetase (COGs: COG0365 Acyl-coenzyme A synthetase/AMP-(fatty) acid ligase~InterPro IPR020845: IPR000873: IPR011904~KEGG: mth:MTH217 acetyl-CoA synthetase~PFAM: AMP-dependent synthetase and ligase~SPTR: Q2XNL6 Acetyl-CoA synthetase 1~TIGRFAM: acetate/CoA ligase~PFAM: Domain of unknown function (DUF3448); AMP-binding enzyme~TIGRFAM: acetate--CoA ligase), with product MKENFEDMIIEPPEEIVKRAHVKDWEKEIEKGKDIEEYWKKKAKDFKWFKKWDMVLDDSNKPFYKWFVNGKTNITYNAVDRWIKTGKRNKVAIIYTSEKEKERKLTYYELYTEVNKMANALKRLGVKKGDVVCLYLPMCPELVISMLACAKIGAIHTVVFSGLSVGALEERIRETNAKVVITADATFRRGRIIKLKDNVDEAVAKCPSVETIVVVNHANVPVKISELTGREFFYDKLIEGEDSECPPEKMDAEDPLFILYTSGSTGKPKGVLHTVGGYMVGVSSTLKMVFDIHDDDLYFCTADIGWITGHSYIVYGPLLLGTTTIIYEGAPDYPDPAIWWRIIEKYGVTKFYTAPTALRHLRRFGDRHPKKYNLSTLKILGTVGEPIDPETWLWYYKVIGNERCPIMDTWWQTETGMHMISPLPTAPLKPGSVTKPLPGIDADIVNKNGDPVKPGEKGYVVIKKPWPAMMRTIYKDEKRYREYWETIPGYYLATDVGKKDKDSYFWILGRSDDVINISGHRIGTAEVESALISHPDVAEAAVIGKPDPIKGNVIKAFLVLKNGKKLDVNLMEKIKEHVKHEIGPIAVIGEMEQVDKLPKTRSGKVMRRILRAKELGEELGDTSTLED from the coding sequence ATGAAAGAAAATTTTGAAGACATGATAATAGAACCACCAGAAGAAATTGTAAAAAGAGCACATGTAAAGGATTGGGAAAAAGAGATTGAAAAAGGAAAAGACATTGAAGAATATTGGAAGAAAAAGGCTAAAGATTTTAAATGGTTTAAAAAATGGGACATGGTATTGGATGACAGCAATAAACCTTTTTATAAATGGTTTGTGAATGGTAAAACAAATATCACATATAATGCTGTAGACAGATGGATAAAAACTGGAAAAAGAAACAAAGTTGCAATTATTTACACTAGTGAAAAAGAAAAAGAACGGAAACTAACGTATTATGAGTTATACACAGAAGTAAATAAAATGGCAAATGCCTTAAAAAGACTTGGTGTGAAAAAAGGCGATGTAGTTTGTTTATATCTACCAATGTGCCCTGAATTAGTTATATCGATGTTAGCTTGTGCAAAGATAGGTGCAATTCATACAGTAGTGTTTTCAGGATTAAGTGTAGGAGCATTAGAAGAAAGAATAAGAGAAACAAATGCAAAAGTAGTAATAACTGCTGATGCTACATTTAGACGAGGAAGGATTATAAAACTTAAAGATAATGTGGATGAAGCTGTAGCAAAATGTCCTAGTGTTGAAACCATAGTAGTTGTAAATCATGCTAATGTACCTGTAAAAATCTCAGAATTAACAGGTAGGGAATTTTTCTATGATAAATTAATAGAAGGTGAAGATTCAGAATGTCCTCCAGAAAAAATGGATGCAGAGGATCCATTGTTTATCCTCTATACTTCAGGAAGCACTGGTAAACCAAAGGGTGTTCTACATACAGTCGGTGGATATATGGTAGGTGTAAGCAGCACACTCAAAATGGTATTTGATATTCATGATGATGATCTCTATTTCTGTACAGCAGACATAGGATGGATAACAGGGCATAGTTATATAGTATATGGTCCTTTACTACTTGGAACAACAACTATAATATATGAAGGAGCACCTGATTATCCAGATCCTGCAATATGGTGGAGAATAATTGAAAAATACGGTGTAACAAAATTTTATACAGCTCCAACAGCATTGAGACATCTTCGAAGGTTTGGTGATAGGCATCCAAAAAAATACAATCTTTCTACTTTAAAAATTCTTGGCACTGTTGGAGAACCCATTGATCCTGAAACTTGGTTATGGTATTACAAAGTTATTGGTAATGAAAGATGTCCAATAATGGATACTTGGTGGCAAACAGAAACAGGAATGCACATGATATCTCCATTGCCAACTGCACCATTAAAACCAGGATCTGTAACAAAACCTCTTCCTGGCATTGATGCAGACATTGTAAATAAGAATGGCGATCCTGTGAAACCTGGAGAAAAAGGTTATGTTGTCATAAAAAAGCCTTGGCCAGCAATGATGAGAACCATTTATAAAGACGAAAAAAGGTATAGAGAATATTGGGAAACTATTCCAGGTTATTATTTGGCAACAGATGTGGGGAAAAAAGATAAAGATAGTTACTTCTGGATTTTAGGAAGGTCAGATGATGTTATAAATATTTCTGGACATAGAATTGGAACTGCAGAAGTCGAATCTGCGTTAATTTCACATCCTGATGTTGCAGAGGCTGCAGTAATTGGTAAACCTGATCCAATTAAGGGCAATGTCATCAAAGCATTTTTAGTTTTAAAAAATGGTAAGAAATTAGATGTCAATTTAATGGAAAAAATAAAAGAACATGTGAAACATGAAATTGGACCAATAGCAGTTATTGGCGAAATGGAACAAGTTGATAAATTACCTAAAACTAGAAGCGGTAAAGTCATGAGGAGGATATTAAGAGCTAAAGAGTTAGGTGAAGAGTTAGGAGATACATCTACATTAGAAGATTAA
- a CDS encoding thermosome subunit (COGs: COG0459 Chaperonin GroEL (HSP60 family)~InterPro IPR002423: IPR002194: IPR017998: IPR012714~KEGG: mth:MTH794 chaperonin~PFAM: chaperonin Cpn60/TCP-1~SPTR: O26885 Thermosome subunit beta~TIGRFAM: thermosome~PFAM: TCP-1/cpn60 chaperonin family~TIGRFAM: thermosome, various subunits, archaeal) produces MRGLNTPIYILPAKTKRYIGRDAQRMNILAGKVLGETIRTTLGPKGMDKMLVDSLGDIVVTNDGVTILKEMDIEHPAAKMLVEVAKTQEDEVGDGTTTAVVLAGELLKKAEDLLDMDIHPTIISMGYRKAAKKAQEILDDIAITADDEETLLKVAMTAMTGKGSEKARKPLAELVVKAVKQVEENGEVDKDYIHIQRIAGASVDDSQIVDGLAIDKGRVSPLMPKKIENAKIALLKYPLEVKETEIDAKIRITDPSQMQKFIEQEEEMIKEMVQKIVDVGANVVFCQKGIDDLAQHYLAREGIYALKRVKNTDMKRLEKATGGKIVMDIRDLTEDDLGEAEVVYEKKIFDEILTFVEGCKNPKAVSIILRGSTKHVVSEVERAVEDAIGVVSAVIEDKKIVAGGGAPEVELAKRLRDYAETVSGREQLAIQAFADALEIIPKTLAENAGMDSIDVLVDLRAAHEESTTMGIDVFSGEVIDMLEMGVIEPYRVKKQAVQSAAEAAEMILRIDDVIAASETFKSKGEEESS; encoded by the coding sequence TTGAGAGGACTAAATACACCCATATATATTTTACCTGCAAAAACAAAAAGATACATAGGTAGAGACGCACAAAGAATGAACATTTTAGCAGGAAAAGTATTAGGAGAGACCATAAGGACAACATTAGGACCTAAAGGAATGGACAAGATGCTTGTTGATTCTCTAGGAGACATAGTTGTCACAAATGACGGTGTAACAATTTTAAAGGAAATGGATATTGAGCATCCTGCAGCAAAAATGCTCGTTGAGGTTGCTAAAACTCAAGAGGATGAGGTTGGAGACGGTACAACAACAGCCGTTGTTTTAGCTGGAGAGTTACTCAAGAAAGCAGAAGATTTACTAGATATGGATATACATCCTACAATAATATCAATGGGTTACAGAAAAGCAGCTAAAAAAGCTCAGGAGATATTAGATGATATTGCAATAACTGCAGATGATGAAGAAACATTGTTAAAGGTTGCAATGACAGCAATGACTGGAAAAGGTTCAGAGAAAGCTAGAAAACCACTAGCAGAGTTAGTTGTTAAAGCTGTAAAACAAGTGGAAGAGAATGGAGAAGTTGATAAAGATTATATTCACATCCAAAGAATAGCTGGAGCATCAGTTGATGATTCCCAAATTGTAGACGGTCTTGCAATTGATAAAGGAAGGGTATCTCCATTGATGCCTAAAAAAATTGAAAATGCAAAAATAGCATTGTTAAAATATCCTTTAGAAGTTAAGGAGACAGAGATCGATGCAAAAATTAGAATTACAGATCCATCACAAATGCAAAAATTCATTGAACAAGAAGAGGAAATGATAAAAGAGATGGTTCAAAAAATAGTAGATGTTGGTGCAAATGTTGTATTCTGTCAAAAAGGCATTGATGATTTAGCACAACACTATTTAGCTAGAGAAGGAATATATGCACTCAAAAGAGTTAAAAATACAGATATGAAACGCTTAGAGAAAGCTACTGGTGGAAAAATAGTAATGGACATTCGAGATTTAACAGAAGATGATTTAGGCGAAGCAGAAGTTGTTTATGAAAAGAAAATATTTGATGAAATATTAACATTTGTTGAAGGTTGTAAAAATCCAAAAGCTGTTTCTATAATTCTTAGAGGTAGCACTAAACATGTAGTAAGTGAAGTTGAAAGAGCAGTGGAAGATGCTATAGGCGTTGTGTCTGCAGTCATAGAAGATAAGAAAATAGTCGCTGGTGGAGGAGCTCCTGAAGTTGAGCTTGCAAAGAGATTAAGAGATTATGCAGAAACAGTAAGTGGAAGAGAGCAATTAGCAATTCAAGCATTTGCAGATGCATTAGAAATAATTCCAAAGACATTGGCAGAGAATGCAGGTATGGATAGTATTGATGTACTAGTTGATTTGAGAGCTGCACATGAAGAATCAACAACTATGGGAATTGATGTTTTCAGTGGTGAAGTTATAGACATGCTTGAAATGGGCGTAATAGAACCATACAGAGTTAAAAAGCAAGCAGTACAATCAGCAGCGGAAGCAGCAGAAATGATATTAAGAATTGACGATGTAATTGCGGCAAGTGAAACATTTAAATCAAAGGGAGAAGAGGAATCTTCCTAA
- a CDS encoding protein of unknown function DUF785 (COGs: COG4740 metalloprotease~InterPro IPR000181: IPR008503~KEGG: mth:MTH222 hypothetical protein~PFAM: protein of unknown function DUF785~SPTR: O93733 Uncharacterized protein in cdpgs 3'region (Fragment)~PFAM: Protein of unknown function (DUF785)): MILKTIGDILKVSNIKKMLKFAVEEKRIIEELNIPKESFLPLIFSIRFGGDWSVVKNSESSIAVKEKVTRYDENKKIGYTLEKIYLFLNPKILSKEGTVYRLEKCGNEKERKLVKRPYKITIDGKTIIKAELDPMSNEIRIKKLRGPLTFKGPVAYGISHEMEHLKPSKEEEKYFWEFKWNLLTDAKNKSFI, from the coding sequence ATGATTTTAAAAACAATAGGTGATATATTGAAAGTTTCTAATATTAAAAAAATGTTAAAATTTGCTGTGGAAGAAAAAAGAATAATAGAAGAACTTAATATTCCCAAAGAAAGTTTCTTACCTCTTATTTTTTCTATTCGTTTTGGTGGAGACTGGAGTGTCGTAAAAAATTCTGAAAGTTCTATAGCTGTGAAGGAAAAAGTGACTCGTTATGATGAAAATAAAAAAATAGGATATACTTTAGAAAAAATCTATTTATTCCTAAATCCAAAAATATTAAGTAAAGAAGGCACAGTTTATCGTCTAGAAAAATGTGGAAATGAAAAAGAAAGAAAATTAGTTAAAAGACCCTACAAAATTACTATAGACGGTAAAACAATAATAAAAGCTGAGTTAGATCCTATGAGTAATGAAATAAGAATAAAAAAATTAAGAGGTCCATTAACCTTTAAAGGCCCTGTAGCATATGGTATTTCTCATGAAATGGAGCATTTAAAACCATCTAAAGAAGAAGAAAAATATTTTTGGGAATTTAAGTGGAATTTGTTAACAGATGCAAAAAACAAAAGTTTTATATAG
- a CDS encoding cyclic 2,3-diphosphoglycerate synthetase (COGs: COG2403 GTPase~InterPro IPR016557~KEGG: mth:MTH223 hypothetical protein~SPTR: O93732 Cyclic 2,3-diphosphoglycerate synthetase), with protein sequence MGETKKMICLVDGEHYFPVVKDSIEILDDLEHIDVVAVVFIGGTEKLQIEDPKEYSEKLGKPVFFGPDPKKIPYDVIKKCVKKYNADIVMDLSDEPVVDYTKRFRIASIVLKEGAVYQGADFKFEPLTEYDVLEKPSIKIIGTGKRIGKTAVSAYAARVIHKHKYNPCVVAMGRGGPREPEIVEGNKIEITAEYLLEQADKGVHAASDHWEDALMSRILTVGCRRCGGGMLGDTFITNVKRGAEIANKLDSDFVIMEGSGAAIPPVKTNRQIVTVGANQPMININNFFGPFRIGLADLVIITMCEEPMATTEKIKKVEKFIKEINPSANVIPTVFRPKPVGNVEGKKVLFATTAPKVVVGKLVNYLESKYGCDVVGVTPHLSNRPLLRRDLKKYINKADLMLTELKAAAVDVATRVAIEAGLDVVYCDNIPVVIDESYGNIDDAIIEVVEMAIDDFKNNR encoded by the coding sequence ATGGGTGAAACTAAAAAAATGATATGCTTAGTAGATGGTGAACATTATTTTCCTGTAGTTAAAGATTCTATTGAAATATTGGATGATCTTGAACATATAGACGTTGTAGCTGTAGTATTCATTGGGGGAACTGAAAAACTCCAAATTGAAGATCCTAAAGAATATTCTGAAAAATTAGGAAAACCAGTTTTTTTTGGGCCTGATCCAAAAAAAATACCATATGATGTAATAAAAAAATGTGTAAAAAAATATAATGCTGATATAGTTATGGATTTAAGTGATGAACCTGTTGTAGATTATACAAAAAGATTTAGAATAGCATCCATAGTTCTAAAAGAAGGCGCTGTATATCAGGGCGCTGATTTTAAATTTGAACCACTTACAGAATATGATGTGTTAGAAAAGCCATCGATTAAAATTATAGGAACTGGAAAAAGAATAGGAAAAACTGCGGTATCTGCATATGCTGCAAGAGTCATTCATAAACATAAATACAATCCATGTGTAGTTGCGATGGGTCGTGGAGGACCACGAGAACCTGAAATAGTAGAAGGAAATAAAATAGAAATAACAGCTGAATATTTATTAGAACAAGCTGATAAAGGTGTACATGCAGCATCAGATCATTGGGAAGATGCATTAATGAGTAGAATTCTTACAGTCGGATGTAGAAGATGTGGCGGTGGAATGCTTGGTGATACATTCATAACAAATGTGAAAAGAGGTGCTGAAATTGCCAATAAATTAGATTCTGACTTTGTTATAATGGAAGGTAGTGGAGCAGCAATACCTCCTGTTAAAACAAATAGGCAAATAGTTACAGTTGGTGCAAATCAGCCAATGATAAATATTAACAATTTCTTTGGACCATTTAGGATAGGATTAGCAGATCTTGTCATAATAACAATGTGTGAAGAACCTATGGCAACTACAGAAAAAATTAAAAAGGTAGAAAAATTTATAAAAGAAATAAATCCATCAGCAAATGTTATTCCTACTGTATTTAGACCTAAACCAGTAGGCAATGTTGAAGGTAAAAAAGTGTTATTTGCAACTACAGCACCAAAAGTTGTTGTAGGGAAATTAGTTAATTATCTAGAAAGTAAATATGGATGCGATGTGGTAGGTGTCACACCACATTTATCAAATCGTCCATTATTACGTAGAGATTTAAAAAAATATATAAACAAGGCAGATTTAATGTTGACGGAATTAAAGGCTGCAGCTGTTGACGTTGCAACTAGGGTAGCTATAGAAGCTGGTCTAGATGTTGTATATTGTGATAATATTCCTGTAGTTATAGATGAGAGTTATGGAAACATCGATGATGCAATTATTGAAGTTGTAGAAATGGCAATAGATGATTTTAAAAACAATAGGTGA
- a CDS encoding dihydroxyacid dehydratase (COGs: COG0129 Dihydroxyacid dehydratase/phosphogluconate dehydratase~InterPro IPR020558: IPR000581: IPR004404~KEGG: msi:Msm_1237 dihydroxy-acid dehydratase~PFAM: dihydroxy-acid and 6-phosphogluconate dehydratase~PRIAM: Dihydroxy-acid dehydratase~SPTR: O27498 Dihydroxy-acid dehydratase~TIGRFAM: dihydroxy-acid dehydratase~PFAM: Dehydratase family~TIGRFAM: dihydroxy-acid dehydratase), translated as MISDEIKKGVERSPHRALLRACGVTDSDFDKPFIGIANSFTEIVPGHIHLKKLSKFVKLGISQAGGVPFEFNTIAICDGIAMNHEGMKYSLASRELIADSIESMAKAHCFDGLVLLSSCDKIIPGMLMAAARLNIPSIVITGGPMLPGEFNGKVVDLIDVFEGIGAVNSKKMKKEELYKLEEVACPGPGSCAGLFTANTMACVTEALGMSLPGCATAHAVTSKKMHIAKLSGQKIVKMVKNNMKPRDIMTRSAFENAIAVDLALGGSTNTVLHLLAIANESNVEITLDTFDEIGRKIPNITSISPAGKHRMIDLDRAGGVPAIMKTLKDKINLDTVTCTGKTWREILRDFKVKDRKVIRPIEKPIHKEGGIAILKGNLAPNGAVVKQNAVKKDMLKHEGPARVFDSEEECVKAIRNFKIKEGDVVVIRYEGPKGGPGMREMLRPTSAIVGSGLKRVALVTDGRFSGGTRGPCIGHVSPEAAENGPIAAIRDGDIISIDIPNRRLEVKLKKEEILKRLKSITKPKKEVKGWLARYQKFATSADKGAILRC; from the coding sequence TTGATAAGCGACGAAATAAAAAAAGGTGTAGAAAGGAGTCCACATAGGGCATTGCTTAGGGCGTGCGGTGTCACAGATTCAGATTTTGATAAACCCTTTATAGGAATTGCCAATAGTTTTACAGAAATAGTACCAGGTCATATACACCTTAAAAAATTATCTAAATTTGTTAAGTTGGGAATTAGCCAAGCAGGTGGAGTGCCTTTTGAATTCAATACAATAGCAATATGTGATGGTATAGCTATGAATCATGAAGGAATGAAATATTCTCTTGCATCTAGAGAACTTATAGCTGACAGTATTGAAAGCATGGCTAAAGCTCATTGCTTTGATGGATTAGTGTTATTGTCTTCATGTGATAAAATAATACCAGGAATGCTAATGGCTGCAGCAAGATTAAACATCCCATCTATAGTTATAACAGGAGGTCCTATGTTACCTGGAGAATTTAATGGTAAAGTTGTAGATTTGATAGATGTATTTGAAGGAATAGGAGCTGTGAATTCTAAAAAAATGAAAAAAGAGGAATTATATAAATTAGAAGAGGTTGCATGCCCTGGCCCTGGCTCATGTGCAGGATTATTCACAGCAAATACTATGGCTTGTGTTACTGAAGCCCTTGGCATGAGTCTTCCAGGTTGTGCAACAGCTCATGCCGTAACTTCAAAAAAAATGCATATAGCTAAATTATCTGGTCAGAAAATTGTAAAAATGGTAAAAAATAATATGAAGCCTAGAGACATAATGACAAGAAGTGCATTTGAAAATGCAATAGCTGTTGACCTTGCATTAGGGGGATCTACAAATACAGTTTTACATTTATTGGCGATAGCAAATGAATCTAATGTGGAAATAACTTTGGACACGTTTGATGAGATAGGGAGAAAAATACCTAACATAACTTCAATTTCACCGGCTGGAAAGCATAGAATGATTGATTTAGATAGAGCAGGTGGAGTACCTGCTATAATGAAAACATTAAAAGACAAAATAAATTTAGATACTGTTACGTGTACTGGTAAAACTTGGAGAGAAATCCTGAGAGATTTTAAAGTGAAAGATAGGAAAGTCATAAGACCCATTGAAAAACCTATACATAAAGAAGGTGGAATAGCAATATTAAAAGGTAATTTAGCTCCAAATGGTGCAGTAGTCAAACAAAATGCTGTAAAAAAAGACATGTTAAAACATGAAGGTCCTGCAAGAGTTTTTGATAGTGAAGAAGAATGTGTTAAGGCCATTCGCAATTTTAAAATAAAAGAAGGAGATGTAGTTGTTATAAGATATGAGGGACCTAAAGGTGGTCCAGGAATGCGTGAAATGTTAAGACCAACTTCTGCCATTGTTGGAAGTGGATTAAAACGTGTTGCACTTGTTACTGATGGAAGATTTTCTGGAGGTACAAGAGGGCCATGTATAGGCCATGTTTCACCTGAAGCCGCTGAAAATGGACCTATAGCTGCTATAAGAGATGGTGATATCATAAGCATAGATATACCAAATCGTAGGCTTGAGGTTAAACTGAAAAAAGAAGAAATATTAAAAAGACTTAAATCTATTACTAAACCTAAAAAAGAAGTAAAAGGTTGGTTAGCAAGATATCAAAAATTCGCAACATCTGCTGATAAAGGTGCAATTTTAAGGTGTTGA
- a CDS encoding archaean signal peptidase (InterPro IPR015927: IPR019756: IPR019759: IPR001733~KEGG: mth:MTH1448 signal peptidase~PFAM: Peptidase S24/S26A/S26B, conserved region~SPTR: O27497 Signal peptidase~TIGRFAM: peptidase S26B, signal peptidase~PFAM: Peptidase S24-like~TIGRFAM: signal peptidase I, archaeal type), which translates to MKKSVEDAIYVCLIIVAIILSQHMNVVVSGSMEPTFYRGDIVLVQKADFFGIHEFNPENLHKGDIIVYRASWFPEPVIHRIIYVGVTKDGEKFYITKGDNNPAPDPLPVYPSQVVSKVIEFNDKPVYIPKIGYITLWLKGM; encoded by the coding sequence TTGAAAAAGTCAGTAGAAGACGCAATATATGTATGTTTAATCATAGTGGCAATTATTCTGTCTCAGCATATGAACGTAGTTGTATCAGGTAGTATGGAACCTACTTTTTATAGGGGAGACATAGTATTAGTTCAGAAGGCAGATTTCTTTGGTATACATGAATTTAATCCTGAAAATTTACATAAAGGTGACATTATTGTTTATAGAGCTAGTTGGTTCCCAGAACCTGTCATCCACAGGATTATTTATGTAGGTGTAACAAAAGATGGTGAAAAATTTTATATAACAAAAGGTGACAATAACCCAGCTCCAGACCCATTACCAGTTTATCCATCCCAAGTAGTATCTAAAGTTATAGAATTCAATGACAAGCCTGTGTATATCCCAAAAATTGGTTATATAACATTATGGCTCAAGGGAATGTGA
- a CDS encoding arginyl-tRNA synthetase (COGs: COG0018 Arginyl-tRNA synthetase~InterPro IPR009080: IPR005148: IPR001412: IPR015945: IPR 008909: IPR014729: IPR001278~KEGG: mth:MTH1447 arginyl-tRNA synthetase~PFAM: Arginyl-tRNA synthetase, class Ic, core; arginyl tRNA synthetase domain protein; DALR anticodon binding domain protein~PRIAM: Arginine--tRNA ligase~SPTR: O27496 Arginyl-tRNA synthetase~TIGRFAM: arginyl-tRNA synthetase~PFAM: DALR anticodon binding domain; Arginyl tRNA synthetase N terminal domain; tRNA synthetases class I (R)~TIGRFAM: arginyl-tRNA synthetase), with product MEIEEKIKNSIVNALKDLNYPVVDINLEEPPSKDLGDLSTNLSFKLASDLGMNPVDIANNIVNAMETPKYISKVETKGPYINFFIDYDAFAPKLLKKIDENYGNLKSKNKKVILEHTSANPNGPLHVGHLRNAIIGDSLARIMRAAGYDVETHYYVNDMGRQVAMVVWGALNLEFKKEKVKKDHEIGKIYYLANKALENDPKIENEVNKLMKKYEEGDKKTRKIFKNIVKKCLEGIKETLKNLNIEHDKFVWESDFVRDSSIEKIIEKLKNTEYFYESEGAICLNLEKFGIEKELILKRSDGTSLYATRDIAYHFMKSQNADIVIDVLGSDHKLTAEQVKTVMKILKSKQPEIIFYEFITLPNGSMSTRKGTFVSVDELIEESKKRAIEEIKKRRKDISESEMEKIAEIVSIGAIRYYIAKLSPEKHLTFKWEDVLDFEKGCASIQYAHARACKLLKKAKYKEKEYEIDKWPLNDLEIDLIRILSKFPKIVETAAKTRKIHMAAQYAQELANAFNRFYKHVPVIGSEHEKNRLVLVEKCKITINNCLKLLGIKAPSSM from the coding sequence ATGGAAATCGAAGAAAAAATAAAAAATTCCATTGTAAATGCTTTAAAAGATTTAAATTATCCTGTTGTGGACATAAATTTAGAAGAACCTCCAAGTAAAGATTTAGGGGATTTGTCTACAAATTTATCTTTTAAGCTAGCATCTGATTTAGGCATGAATCCTGTAGATATTGCAAATAACATTGTAAACGCCATGGAAACTCCAAAATATATTTCAAAAGTAGAAACAAAAGGGCCTTACATAAATTTTTTCATAGATTATGACGCATTTGCACCAAAACTTCTAAAAAAAATTGATGAAAATTATGGTAATTTAAAATCAAAAAATAAAAAGGTAATACTTGAACATACATCAGCCAATCCAAATGGTCCATTACATGTGGGACATTTGAGAAATGCCATAATTGGAGATTCTTTAGCTAGAATTATGAGGGCAGCAGGGTACGATGTAGAGACACATTATTATGTTAATGATATGGGAAGGCAAGTTGCAATGGTAGTTTGGGGAGCACTAAATTTAGAATTTAAAAAAGAAAAGGTAAAAAAAGATCATGAAATTGGAAAAATTTATTACCTAGCTAATAAAGCACTTGAAAATGATCCAAAAATAGAAAATGAAGTAAATAAACTGATGAAGAAATATGAAGAAGGAGATAAAAAAACCAGGAAAATTTTCAAGAATATAGTGAAAAAATGTTTAGAAGGAATTAAAGAAACATTGAAAAATTTGAACATCGAACATGACAAATTTGTATGGGAAAGTGACTTTGTGAGAGACAGTAGCATTGAAAAAATCATTGAAAAATTGAAAAACACAGAGTATTTTTATGAATCAGAGGGTGCAATTTGTCTTAATTTAGAAAAATTTGGCATTGAAAAAGAACTTATATTAAAAAGGTCTGATGGAACATCTCTTTATGCTACCAGAGATATTGCTTATCATTTTATGAAATCTCAGAATGCTGACATTGTAATTGATGTATTAGGTTCAGACCATAAACTTACTGCAGAACAAGTAAAAACAGTGATGAAAATTTTAAAGTCTAAACAACCAGAAATAATATTCTATGAATTTATAACACTTCCAAATGGATCTATGTCAACAAGAAAAGGAACTTTTGTGTCAGTAGATGAATTAATAGAAGAAAGTAAAAAAAGGGCAATAGAAGAAATAAAAAAGAGAAGAAAAGATATAAGCGAAAGTGAAATGGAAAAAATAGCTGAAATTGTGAGTATAGGTGCAATAAGATATTATATAGCAAAATTGTCACCAGAAAAACATCTCACATTTAAATGGGAGGATGTATTAGATTTTGAAAAAGGTTGTGCATCAATTCAGTATGCACATGCCAGGGCATGTAAACTACTCAAAAAAGCGAAATATAAAGAAAAAGAATATGAAATTGATAAGTGGCCATTAAATGATTTAGAGATTGATTTGATAAGAATTTTATCTAAATTTCCAAAAATTGTGGAAACTGCTGCTAAAACTAGGAAAATACACATGGCTGCACAATATGCACAAGAACTTGCAAATGCTTTTAATAGATTTTATAAACATGTTCCAGTAATAGGTTCAGAACATGAAAAAAATAGATTAGTTCTTGTAGAGAAGTGTAAGATAACCATAAATAATTGTTTAAAACTTCTTGGAATAAAAGCACCAAGTAGTATGTAA